The following proteins are encoded in a genomic region of Nicotiana sylvestris chromosome 4, ASM39365v2, whole genome shotgun sequence:
- the LOC104226094 gene encoding two-component response regulator ORR21 isoform X1, which produces MASMSGDGATCKSEATDTFPVGLRVLVVDDDIVCLRILEQMLRKCKYSVTTCTQATVALNLLRERRGSFDVVLSDVHMPDMDGFKLLELVGLEMDLPVIMMSGDGRTNLVMRGVQHGACDYLIKPIRDEELKNIWQHVVRKKCSFSKEPEYSGSLDDNDRHKRGNDDAECASSVIEGADRVLKPQKKKRDAKEEDEMEMENDDPTTAKKPRVVWSVELHQQFVSAVNQLGIDKAVPKRILELMNVPGLTRENVASHLQKFRLYLKRLSGVAQQQGGFPSTYCGPIEQNPKLGSLGRFDIQALAASGQIPPETLTALHAELLGRSSGNLVLPSVEQPDLLQASLQQAKCIPVDHVVAYGQPLMKCPPSITNPKLLSQPTMSAEDVHSGFGSWRAKNICMVPSSNLTGLAAPDSNMLMAMMQHQQQWQKQQQLEQQQKQSGLSEANHSINVKPSCLVLPSQSPGNFQVGDSPGSISQACSLSKSSIIDYRVLSPQSNNSSAVVQVLDRELKPACGLNRLSTAASFTPLVSACSVHADNSVGLQLHNSSSAFGASKQLPGFVPNHLGFPVSCYSKPSQILDQGPTRNPGVGKAASIPSRFAVDESDSPMCNFSTAKVYTEDTKVKQEPNMNIMENAKVGPALFQNFPSGDLMSVFSD; this is translated from the exons ATGGCAAGTATGAGTGGCGATGGTGCCACTTGTAAGTCGGAAGCTACAGATACGTTTCCAGTAGGGTTAAGAGTTCTTGTGGTTGATGACGACATCGTTTGCCTCAGAATTCTTGAGCAAATGCTTCGCAAATGCAAGTATTCAG TTACCACTTGTACCCAAGCTACGGTGGCATTAAACCTATTACGGGAACGGAGGGGGTCTTTTGATGTTGTACTGAGTGATGTTCATATGCCTGATATGGATGGTTTTAAACTTCTTGAGCTTGTTGGGTTGGAAATGGACCTTCCAGTAATAA TGATGTCAGGTGATGGAAGAACCAACCTCGTCATGAGAGGAGTTCAACATGGGGCTTGTGATTATTTGATTAAGCCTATACGTGACGAGGAGCTAAAGAATATCTGGCAGCATGTTGTTAGGAAAAAATGTAGCTTCAGTAAAGAGCCTGAATATTCTGGCAGCTTGGATGATAATGATCGGCATAAACGAGGAAATGATGATGCTGAATGTGCTTCTTCTGTAATTGAAGGAGCAGATAgagtgctaaaaccacagaaaaagaaaagagatgcaaaagaggaagatgaaatggaaatggaaaatgatgacCCAACTACTGCAAAAAAGCCACGTGTAGTCTGGTCAGTGGAGCTTCATCAGCAATTTGTTAGTGCCGTCAACCAACTTGGGATTGATA AGGCTGTACCTAAGAGAATCCTTGAACTGATGAATGTTCCTGGTTTGACAAGAGAAAATGTGGCAAGCCATCTGCAG AAATTTAGGCTGTATTTGAAGAGGCTAAGTGGAGTAGCTCAGCAACAGGGTGGCTTCCCCAGTACCTACTGCGGGCCAATAGAACAGAATCCAAAACTTGGTTCACTAGGGAGATTTGACATTCAAGCACTGGCAGCCTCTGGTCAAATTCCTCCTGAAACTTTGACAGCTCTTCATGCCGAGCTTTTAGGTCGATCGTCAGGTAACCTGGTTTTACCATCAGTAGAGCAGCCGGATCTCCTACAAGCATCCCTGCAGCAAGCAAAGTGCATACCTGTTGATCATGTTGTGGCCTATGGTCAGCCTCTGATGAAATGCCCTCCCAGCATTACTAATCCTAAACTTCTTTCTCAACCTACGATGTCTGCTGAGGATGTTCATTCAGGATTTGGATCCTGGCGAGCAAAAAATATATGTATGGTTCCTAGCAGCAATCTCACTGGGCTAGCTGCTCCAGACAGCAACATGTTAATGGCAATGATGCAACATCAGCAACAATGGCAAAAGCAGCAGCAGCTGGAACAGCAACAGAAACAATCTGGTCTTTCTGAGGCCAACCATTCAATTAATGTGAAACCTTCTTGCCTTGTATTGCCTTCTCAATCGCCAGGTAATTTCCAAGTGGGAGATAGTCCTGGCTCCATTAGCCAGGCCTGCAGTTTGAGTAAATCTTCAATAATTGATTATAGAGTTCTCTCGCCACAGTCTAATAATTCATCAGCTGTGGTGCAAGTGTTAGACAGGGAACTCAAACCAGCATGTGGCTTAAACAGGCTCTCCACTGCAGCTTCTTTCACTCCTTTAGTCTCAGCATGCTCTGTTCATGCTGACAATAGTGTTGGTCTGCAGCTTCATAACTCTAGCTCGGCATTTGGTGCTTCTAAACAACTGCCAGGCTTTGTTCCTAACCATCTGGGCTTTCCAGTTTCATGTTATAGTAAACCAAGTCAGATTCTTGACCAGGGACCTACGAGAAATCCTGGAGTTGGTAAAGCTGCCTCCATTCCCAGTCGTTTTGCTGTAGACGAGTCTGATTCGCCAATGTGCAATTTCAGTACTGCAAAAGTTTATACTGAGGACACTAAAGTTAAGCAGGAGCCTAACATGAATATCATGGAAAATGCTAAAGTTGGACCAGCTCTTTTTCAAAACTTTCCATCTGGTGATCTTATGAGTGTCTTCAGCGACTAG
- the LOC104226094 gene encoding two-component response regulator ORR21 isoform X2, whose amino-acid sequence MASMSGDGATCKSEATDTFPVGLRVLVVDDDIVCLRILEQMLRKCKYSVTTCTQATVALNLLRERRGSFDVVLSDVHMPDMDGFKLLELVGLEMDLPVIMMSGDGRTNLVMRGVQHGACDYLIKPIRDEELKNIWQHVVRKKCSFSKEPEYSGSLDDNDRHKRGNDDAECASSVIEGADRVLKPQKKKRDAKEEDEMEMENDDPTTAKKPRVVWSVELHQQFVSAVNQLGIDKAVPKRILELMNVPGLTRENVASHLQKFRLYLKRLSGVAQQQGGFPSTYCGPIEQNPKLGSLGRFDIQALAASGQIPPETLTALHAELLGRSSGNLVLPSVEQPDLLQASLQQAKCIPVDHVVAYGQPLMKCPPSITNPKLLSQPTMSAEDVHSGFGSWRAKNICMVPSSNLTGLAAPDSNMLMAMMQHQQQWQKQQQLEQQQKQSGLSEANHSINVKPSCLVLPSQSPAVVQVLDRELKPACGLNRLSTAASFTPLVSACSVHADNSVGLQLHNSSSAFGASKQLPGFVPNHLGFPVSCYSKPSQILDQGPTRNPGVGKAASIPSRFAVDESDSPMCNFSTAKVYTEDTKVKQEPNMNIMENAKVGPALFQNFPSGDLMSVFSD is encoded by the exons ATGGCAAGTATGAGTGGCGATGGTGCCACTTGTAAGTCGGAAGCTACAGATACGTTTCCAGTAGGGTTAAGAGTTCTTGTGGTTGATGACGACATCGTTTGCCTCAGAATTCTTGAGCAAATGCTTCGCAAATGCAAGTATTCAG TTACCACTTGTACCCAAGCTACGGTGGCATTAAACCTATTACGGGAACGGAGGGGGTCTTTTGATGTTGTACTGAGTGATGTTCATATGCCTGATATGGATGGTTTTAAACTTCTTGAGCTTGTTGGGTTGGAAATGGACCTTCCAGTAATAA TGATGTCAGGTGATGGAAGAACCAACCTCGTCATGAGAGGAGTTCAACATGGGGCTTGTGATTATTTGATTAAGCCTATACGTGACGAGGAGCTAAAGAATATCTGGCAGCATGTTGTTAGGAAAAAATGTAGCTTCAGTAAAGAGCCTGAATATTCTGGCAGCTTGGATGATAATGATCGGCATAAACGAGGAAATGATGATGCTGAATGTGCTTCTTCTGTAATTGAAGGAGCAGATAgagtgctaaaaccacagaaaaagaaaagagatgcaaaagaggaagatgaaatggaaatggaaaatgatgacCCAACTACTGCAAAAAAGCCACGTGTAGTCTGGTCAGTGGAGCTTCATCAGCAATTTGTTAGTGCCGTCAACCAACTTGGGATTGATA AGGCTGTACCTAAGAGAATCCTTGAACTGATGAATGTTCCTGGTTTGACAAGAGAAAATGTGGCAAGCCATCTGCAG AAATTTAGGCTGTATTTGAAGAGGCTAAGTGGAGTAGCTCAGCAACAGGGTGGCTTCCCCAGTACCTACTGCGGGCCAATAGAACAGAATCCAAAACTTGGTTCACTAGGGAGATTTGACATTCAAGCACTGGCAGCCTCTGGTCAAATTCCTCCTGAAACTTTGACAGCTCTTCATGCCGAGCTTTTAGGTCGATCGTCAGGTAACCTGGTTTTACCATCAGTAGAGCAGCCGGATCTCCTACAAGCATCCCTGCAGCAAGCAAAGTGCATACCTGTTGATCATGTTGTGGCCTATGGTCAGCCTCTGATGAAATGCCCTCCCAGCATTACTAATCCTAAACTTCTTTCTCAACCTACGATGTCTGCTGAGGATGTTCATTCAGGATTTGGATCCTGGCGAGCAAAAAATATATGTATGGTTCCTAGCAGCAATCTCACTGGGCTAGCTGCTCCAGACAGCAACATGTTAATGGCAATGATGCAACATCAGCAACAATGGCAAAAGCAGCAGCAGCTGGAACAGCAACAGAAACAATCTGGTCTTTCTGAGGCCAACCATTCAATTAATGTGAAACCTTCTTGCCTTGTATTGCCTTCTCAATCGCCAG CTGTGGTGCAAGTGTTAGACAGGGAACTCAAACCAGCATGTGGCTTAAACAGGCTCTCCACTGCAGCTTCTTTCACTCCTTTAGTCTCAGCATGCTCTGTTCATGCTGACAATAGTGTTGGTCTGCAGCTTCATAACTCTAGCTCGGCATTTGGTGCTTCTAAACAACTGCCAGGCTTTGTTCCTAACCATCTGGGCTTTCCAGTTTCATGTTATAGTAAACCAAGTCAGATTCTTGACCAGGGACCTACGAGAAATCCTGGAGTTGGTAAAGCTGCCTCCATTCCCAGTCGTTTTGCTGTAGACGAGTCTGATTCGCCAATGTGCAATTTCAGTACTGCAAAAGTTTATACTGAGGACACTAAAGTTAAGCAGGAGCCTAACATGAATATCATGGAAAATGCTAAAGTTGGACCAGCTCTTTTTCAAAACTTTCCATCTGGTGATCTTATGAGTGTCTTCAGCGACTAG